A genomic window from bacterium includes:
- a CDS encoding Mrp/NBP35 family ATP-binding protein, with the protein MDEKKLSPRDERRKGEDEKQWTLRVAVNRSLDRIKRKLLVFSGKGGVGKSTVAANLAVTLGLAGHRVGLLDIDFHGPSIPTLMGLAGRLLDVDGDRAVPLVGPGGVKVVSIGLLIPDADQAMIWRGPLKMGVINQLIGNTRWGEDDGEEFDLDWLIIDSPPGTGDEPLSIAQTVIGAQGLLVTTPQMLSTDDVRRSIGFARKVGMTVVGVIENMAGLVCPHCGGNIDLFKRGGGEKLAGELDVPFLGSVPLDPRAVEVGDSGKPMVLSLPDSPATKALLAAFKPILDMA; encoded by the coding sequence ATGGACGAAAAAAAACTATCGCCCCGCGATGAAAGACGCAAGGGCGAGGACGAGAAGCAGTGGACGCTCCGGGTGGCCGTCAACCGCAGCCTGGACCGGATAAAGCGCAAGCTCCTGGTCTTCAGCGGAAAGGGCGGCGTCGGCAAGTCCACCGTGGCGGCGAACCTGGCCGTGACACTCGGCCTGGCGGGTCACCGCGTCGGCCTGTTGGACATAGATTTCCACGGCCCCTCCATCCCCACCCTCATGGGCCTCGCCGGGAGGCTCCTGGACGTGGACGGCGACCGGGCGGTCCCCCTCGTCGGCCCGGGCGGGGTGAAGGTCGTCTCCATCGGCCTCTTGATTCCCGACGCCGACCAGGCCATGATATGGCGCGGTCCGCTGAAGATGGGCGTCATCAACCAGCTCATCGGCAACACCCGGTGGGGGGAGGATGACGGGGAAGAGTTCGACCTCGACTGGCTCATCATCGACTCGCCCCCCGGGACCGGCGACGAGCCGCTCTCCATCGCCCAGACCGTCATCGGGGCCCAGGGGCTCCTGGTGACCACGCCCCAGATGCTCTCCACCGACGACGTGCGCCGGAGTATCGGCTTCGCCCGCAAGGTCGGCATGACCGTCGTCGGGGTCATCGAGAACATGGCCGGGCTGGTCTGTCCCCACTGCGGCGGGAACATCGACCTCTTCAAGCGCGGTGGCGGCGAGAAGCTGGCCGGGGAATTAGACGTCCCCTTCCTCGGCAGCGTGCCGCTGGACCCCAGGGCGGTCGAGGTCGGCGACTCGGGCAAGCCCATGGTCTTGAGCCTGCCCGATTCCCCGGCCACCAAGGCGCTGCTGGCCGCGTTCAAGCCGATTCTGGATATGGCCTAG